A window from Pokkaliibacter sp. MBI-7 encodes these proteins:
- a CDS encoding aldehyde dehydrogenase (NADP(+)): MEIKGELLIGAAAVKAQGTVVQAINPATNELLLPLFHGGNPQHVEQAATLAWQAFDQYRASGLEQRAAFLELIGEEILALGDALIVRAMAETGLPRARLEGERGRTVGQLRLFAQVVRAGRWLDVRIDPAQPERQPLPRADLRQRQIPLGPVAVFGASNFPLAFSVAGGDTASALAAGCPVIVKAHSAHPGTAELVGRAIQSAVAKAGLPEGVFSLLFGSGSEVGSALVSHPYIKAVGFTGSRSGGTALMQRAAARAEPIPVYAEMSSINPVFLLPAALASRAAAIGKGFAASLTMGAGQFCTNPGLVLALDGAELDTFLSSAAEALAQAAAQTMLTPGIHRAYCQGIDQLQGLPGVSRVATGLAETGPNQAQAGLYLTEAETFMADERMSAEIFGASSLVIRCRSIDDMLKVAEHLEGQLTATLQLDDADLALAQQLLPVLERKAGRILCNGYPTGVEVCHAMVHGGPFPATSDSRTTSVGSAAILRFLRPVCYQDLPQGLLPEALQDGNPLALRRLLDGVSS; encoded by the coding sequence GGCAGGCATTCGATCAGTACCGCGCCAGCGGGCTGGAGCAGCGGGCAGCGTTTCTGGAACTGATCGGCGAAGAGATTCTGGCGCTGGGCGATGCACTGATTGTCCGCGCCATGGCGGAAACCGGTCTGCCCCGTGCCCGCCTTGAAGGTGAGCGTGGCCGCACTGTGGGCCAGCTGCGCCTGTTTGCCCAGGTGGTGCGTGCCGGCCGCTGGCTGGATGTGCGCATTGACCCGGCCCAGCCAGAGCGCCAGCCGCTGCCCCGTGCTGACCTGCGTCAGCGTCAGATTCCGCTGGGGCCGGTCGCCGTCTTCGGTGCCAGCAACTTCCCGCTGGCCTTCTCCGTCGCCGGTGGCGACACCGCATCGGCGCTGGCTGCTGGTTGCCCGGTCATCGTCAAGGCACACTCGGCTCACCCCGGCACTGCCGAGCTGGTCGGACGCGCGATTCAGTCTGCGGTGGCGAAGGCGGGCTTGCCGGAGGGGGTATTCTCCCTGCTGTTTGGCTCCGGCAGTGAAGTTGGTTCGGCACTGGTCAGCCATCCCTACATCAAGGCGGTCGGCTTTACCGGCTCGCGCAGTGGCGGTACCGCGCTGATGCAACGGGCGGCGGCCCGTGCCGAACCCATCCCGGTGTATGCCGAGATGAGCAGCATCAACCCGGTCTTCCTGTTACCTGCGGCACTGGCCAGCCGTGCTGCGGCCATCGGCAAGGGCTTTGCCGCGTCCCTGACCATGGGCGCCGGGCAGTTCTGCACCAACCCCGGTCTGGTGCTGGCCCTGGACGGGGCGGAGCTGGACACCTTCCTCAGCAGCGCAGCGGAAGCGCTGGCGCAGGCCGCGGCCCAGACCATGCTGACCCCCGGTATCCATCGTGCCTACTGTCAGGGCATTGACCAGCTGCAGGGTCTGCCCGGTGTGAGCCGCGTGGCGACCGGGCTGGCAGAAACCGGCCCCAATCAGGCACAGGCCGGGCTGTATCTGACCGAGGCTGAGACCTTTATGGCGGATGAGCGCATGTCGGCGGAGATCTTCGGTGCCAGCTCGCTGGTGATCCGTTGCCGCAGTATCGACGACATGCTGAAGGTGGCTGAGCATCTGGAAGGGCAGCTGACGGCGACCCTGCAACTGGATGACGCCGATCTGGCGCTGGCGCAGCAGCTGTTGCCGGTGCTGGAGCGTAAGGCCGGCCGCATTCTCTGCAATGGCTATCCGACCGGTGTGGAAGTCTGTCATGCCATGGTCCACGGCGGCCCGTTCCCGGCCACCTCTGACAGCCGCACGACTTCCGTGGGCAGTGCCGCCATCCTGCGCTTCCTGCGTCCGGTCTGTTATCAGGATCTGCCACAGGGCCTGCTGCCGGAGGCGCTGCAGGACGGTAATCCGCTGGCGTTACGCCGCCTGCTGGATGGCGTCAGCAGCTGA
- a CDS encoding M23 family metallopeptidase yields MLRPLFLLLCFALSLSAHGAGFITNLLNHPVPGGVAVVDLGDNDAAPQAFYQDKPVLVVRENKQHWIAIVGIPLKTAKGSQTLKVRDAFGSREASFEVGTRQYREQHITLKNKRQVNPLAEDLKRIDRELAEQNAAYATFTLRQPSNLLFDRPVTAPLSSPFGLRRFFNKEERAPHSGLDFAAAAGTPIQTPAAGRVILVGDYFFNGKTVFVDHGQGLISMFCHMSQIKVRVGDELKRHAVIGNVGQTGRATGPHLHWNVSLNGTRVDPTIFIGQFQP; encoded by the coding sequence ATGCTACGCCCGCTGTTCCTGCTGCTGTGTTTTGCCCTGAGCCTCTCCGCCCATGGCGCCGGATTTATCACTAACCTGCTCAATCATCCCGTGCCCGGTGGCGTGGCGGTGGTCGATCTGGGCGACAACGATGCCGCCCCACAGGCGTTCTATCAGGACAAACCGGTGCTGGTCGTGCGCGAGAACAAACAGCACTGGATTGCCATCGTAGGGATTCCGCTGAAAACCGCCAAAGGCAGCCAGACCCTGAAAGTCCGTGATGCCTTTGGCAGCCGCGAGGCCAGCTTCGAGGTCGGCACCCGTCAGTACCGCGAACAGCACATCACCCTGAAGAACAAACGTCAGGTCAACCCACTGGCAGAAGACCTCAAGCGCATTGATCGCGAACTGGCCGAGCAGAATGCCGCCTACGCCACCTTCACCCTGCGCCAGCCCAGTAATCTGCTGTTCGACCGGCCTGTCACCGCGCCGCTGTCCAGCCCCTTCGGCCTGCGTCGCTTCTTCAACAAGGAAGAACGCGCCCCGCATTCCGGCCTCGACTTTGCCGCCGCTGCAGGCACACCGATCCAGACCCCGGCAGCCGGGCGTGTCATTCTGGTGGGGGATTACTTCTTCAATGGCAAAACCGTGTTTGTCGATCACGGTCAGGGGCTGATTTCGATGTTCTGCCATATGTCGCAGATCAAAGTCAGGGTCGGTGATGAGCTGAAACGCCACGCGGTGATTGGCAATGTGGGCCAGACAGGACGCGCTACCGGACCGCATCTGCACTGGAATGTCAGCCTCAACGGCACACGGGTCGACCCGACCATCTTTATAGGTCAGTTCCAGCCCTGA
- a CDS encoding tetratricopeptide repeat protein: MKTAPALLKALALSTLLGSGLALADGPADTALHTLQQDWAVANYQHQGKDRETALAKLSDEARQFAGQYPDSAEIKVWEAISLSTYAGAKGGLGALGLVKDAKAILEDVIAHDPDTLDGSAFTTLGSLYYQVPGWPIGFGNSKKAAVYLQEALKRNPSGIDPNYFYADYMLDQGKKDEARKYFEKALKAPDRPGRELADQGRRQEIADKLKKLGQ; the protein is encoded by the coding sequence ATGAAAACTGCCCCCGCTCTGCTCAAGGCACTGGCCCTCAGCACCCTGCTGGGCAGCGGTCTGGCGCTGGCCGACGGCCCGGCTGATACCGCCCTGCATACCCTGCAGCAGGACTGGGCCGTGGCCAACTACCAGCATCAGGGTAAAGACCGCGAAACAGCGCTGGCCAAACTCAGTGACGAAGCCCGCCAGTTTGCCGGTCAGTACCCTGACAGCGCCGAAATCAAGGTATGGGAAGCCATTTCCCTGTCGACCTATGCCGGTGCCAAAGGTGGCCTCGGCGCGCTCGGGCTGGTCAAGGATGCCAAGGCCATTCTGGAAGATGTGATCGCCCATGATCCCGACACGCTGGACGGTTCAGCCTTCACCACCCTCGGCAGCCTGTACTATCAGGTGCCCGGCTGGCCCATCGGTTTTGGCAACAGCAAGAAGGCGGCGGTGTACCTGCAGGAAGCGCTGAAGCGCAACCCGAGTGGCATCGACCCCAACTACTTCTATGCCGACTACATGCTGGATCAGGGCAAGAAAGACGAAGCCCGCAAGTACTTTGAAAAGGCGCTGAAAGCACCGGACCGCCCTGGCCGTGAGCTGGCTGATCAGGGCCGCCGTCAGGAAATTGCCGACAAGCTGAAAAAGCTCGGCCAGTAA
- a CDS encoding SDR family oxidoreductase, producing MSHSLADKHVLLTGASGGLGQALAQQLAAAGCDLWLCARDQARLEALAEQLRQQYPQQRFTALACDLSDPATPGWLQQQLDNEALDILINNAGMSSFALYQEQSASDIQAIVQLNLLSPMLLSHALLEHLAHPDGLIVNIGSIFGSIGHPGYVTYCTSKFGLRGFSQALGRELRGSGARVLYVGPRAIDTPLNHPNAVALLQHTGSQMDSPQWVAEQVIAAMTSQRSEVLLGSPEKWFARINSILPAVVGNALHKQLATIRQLASRQSH from the coding sequence ATGAGTCATTCTCTGGCTGATAAACATGTACTGCTCACCGGTGCCAGTGGCGGCCTCGGACAGGCGCTGGCCCAGCAGCTGGCCGCGGCTGGCTGTGACCTGTGGCTGTGTGCCCGGGATCAGGCCAGGCTCGAAGCACTGGCCGAACAGCTGCGGCAGCAGTACCCACAACAACGCTTCACCGCGCTGGCCTGCGATCTGTCAGATCCGGCTACCCCGGGCTGGTTACAGCAGCAACTGGACAATGAGGCGCTGGACATCCTGATCAATAACGCCGGGATGAGCAGCTTTGCCCTGTATCAGGAGCAGAGCGCCAGTGACATTCAGGCCATCGTCCAGCTCAATCTGCTCAGCCCCATGCTGCTCAGCCATGCGCTGCTGGAGCATCTGGCGCACCCCGACGGCCTGATCGTCAATATCGGCTCCATCTTCGGCAGCATTGGCCATCCCGGTTATGTCACCTACTGCACCAGCAAGTTTGGCCTGCGCGGCTTCTCTCAGGCGTTGGGGCGCGAACTGCGCGGCAGTGGTGCCCGGGTGCTGTACGTTGGCCCCCGCGCGATTGATACGCCGCTGAACCACCCCAATGCCGTAGCCCTGCTGCAACACACCGGCAGCCAGATGGACAGCCCGCAGTGGGTAGCCGAGCAGGTCATCGCGGCCATGACCAGCCAGCGTAGCGAAGTGCTGCTCGGCTCGCCGGAAAAATGGTTCGCCCGCATCAACAGCATCCTGCCTGCCGTGGTGGGTAATGCCCTGCACAAGCAGCTGGCCACCATCCGTCAGCTGGCCAGCCGCCAGTCCCACTGA